One genomic region from Aliarcobacter cryaerophilus ATCC 43158 encodes:
- a CDS encoding phosphatase PAP2 family protein — MKLEKKTKQIIFTAFLLLAVISMFQFTDFDIEFQSLFYNFETKSWILSKDNYLEDLIFYSGFKKLFIIFASIILIATILSFFKRIKILEKYKKGLLIVCLSTILVPSLASLKSVTNVPCPVDIIEFGGDSIDVKILESYPKDYIQEKKQRCWPAGHATIGFSLMALYFLFKKPRNQKIALAFGVTVGVLTGGYKILIGDHFLSHTLVTMILAWLVILIIHKLIIRENFEKSTKI, encoded by the coding sequence ATGAAGCTAGAAAAGAAGACTAAACAAATTATATTTACAGCCTTTTTACTTTTGGCTGTAATTTCAATGTTTCAATTTACAGATTTTGATATAGAATTTCAATCTCTTTTTTATAATTTTGAAACAAAATCTTGGATTTTATCAAAAGATAATTATTTAGAAGATTTAATTTTTTATAGTGGATTTAAAAAACTATTTATAATATTTGCATCTATTATTCTCATTGCAACAATTTTATCTTTTTTTAAAAGAATTAAAATATTAGAAAAATACAAAAAAGGTTTATTAATAGTATGCTTGAGTACTATTTTAGTTCCTTCTTTAGCTTCTTTAAAAAGTGTTACAAATGTTCCTTGTCCTGTAGATATTATAGAATTTGGAGGAGATTCAATTGATGTAAAAATTCTTGAATCATATCCAAAAGATTATATTCAAGAAAAAAAACAAAGATGTTGGCCAGCTGGTCATGCAACAATAGGTTTTTCTTTGATGGCTCTATATTTTTTATTTAAAAAGCCTAGAAATCAAAAAATTGCTCTAGCTTTTGGTGTAACTGTAGGTGTATTAACTGGCGGATATAAAATATTAATTGGTGACCACTTTTTAAGTCATACATTAGTTACTATGATATTAGCTTGGTTAGTAATTTTGATTATTCATAAATTAATAATAAGGGAAAACTTTGAGAAATCAACCAAAATATAA
- a CDS encoding diacylglycerol kinase: MRNQPKYNFFKNTSYALKGLIDLIKNETSFKIELIVTILLIPVIIFIDTNLTNKAILFITLMGMILAEAINSAIERVVDLVTLEHNPMAGRAKDVGSTIVFISISIFAITWLIILFDICK; the protein is encoded by the coding sequence TTGAGAAATCAACCAAAATATAACTTTTTTAAAAATACATCTTATGCATTAAAAGGTTTAATTGACTTAATAAAAAATGAAACTTCATTTAAAATTGAGCTAATAGTAACAATTCTTCTAATTCCTGTAATTATTTTTATTGATACAAACTTAACAAATAAAGCTATTTTATTTATAACTTTAATGGGAATGATTTTAGCTGAAGCCATAAATAGTGCAATAGAAAGAGTTGTAGATTTAGTAACTCTTGAACATAATCCTATGGCTGGTCGAGCTAAGGATGTTGGAAGTACTATTGTATTTATTAGTATATCTATTTTTGCAATTACATGGTTAATTATATTATTTGATATATGTAAATAA
- a CDS encoding Spy/CpxP family protein refolding chaperone codes for MKILKIFLILCSIFLFLNGEDDYKKYKHSYKNLDYLNLDDKQVKAIKNILLELKDEYKDFYEYKEDIEDDIEDLIEESNFNENLYIQKTMEIKRKATILEAKRIKKILEILNEEQRDEFADHFKEWIIE; via the coding sequence ATGAAAATATTAAAGATATTTCTGATTTTATGTAGTATATTTTTGTTTTTAAATGGTGAGGATGATTACAAAAAATATAAGCACTCTTACAAAAATTTAGATTATTTAAATTTAGATGATAAACAAGTAAAAGCTATAAAAAATATTCTTTTAGAGCTAAAAGATGAATATAAAGATTTTTATGAATATAAAGAAGATATTGAAGATGATATTGAAGATTTAATAGAAGAGTCAAATTTTAATGAAAATTTATATATACAAAAAACTATGGAAATAAAAAGAAAAGCTACAATTTTAGAAGCAAAAAGAATAAAAAAGATATTAGAAATTTTAAATGAAGAGCAAAGAGATGAATTTGCAGATCATTTCAAGGAGTGGATAATTGAATAA
- a CDS encoding cytochrome b/b6 domain-containing protein, whose translation MKKSYIWSLPTRVFHFLFALFILIAFLTDDDKLLNYHAIAGYSIFILLVFRVYWGYFGPKYSLFKDFPANKNEAKEFLKNIFDDKQKYIGHNPLASYVMIAMLIVTFIVIVTGILAYGIQDGKGIASFLNDSFFKKIKLFKEIHEFSANFLIFLIVAHLAGIAVDRLLHKKHETLNSIATGYKMTQEDESIKLSFLQKLFAIFIFIAFIAFLIFNIYKPNNALVASKFEPIDYKTQNISFVNECGSCHTLYPTKFIA comes from the coding sequence ATGAAAAAATCATATATTTGGTCACTACCAACAAGAGTTTTTCACTTTTTATTTGCTCTGTTTATTCTAATTGCTTTTTTAACAGACGATGATAAACTTCTTAACTACCATGCAATTGCTGGTTACTCTATTTTTATTTTATTAGTTTTTAGAGTGTACTGGGGATATTTTGGTCCAAAATACTCTTTATTTAAAGATTTTCCAGCAAATAAAAATGAAGCTAAAGAGTTTTTAAAAAATATCTTCGATGATAAACAAAAGTACATAGGTCACAATCCATTAGCATCTTATGTGATGATAGCTATGCTAATTGTTACTTTTATTGTAATTGTTACAGGTATTTTAGCTTATGGAATACAAGATGGAAAGGGAATAGCATCTTTTTTAAATGACTCTTTTTTTAAAAAAATAAAACTTTTTAAAGAAATTCATGAATTTTCTGCAAATTTTCTTATTTTTTTAATTGTTGCACATTTAGCTGGAATTGCTGTTGATAGATTACTTCATAAAAAGCATGAAACTCTAAATTCAATTGCAACTGGATATAAAATGACGCAAGAAGATGAGAGCATAAAACTATCATTTTTACAAAAACTATTTGCTATTTTTATCTTTATAGCTTTTATAGCTTTTTTGATTTTTAATATTTATAAACCAAATAATGCCTTAGTTGCTTCAAAATTTGAGCCAATTGATTATAAAACACAAAATATATCTTTTGTAAATGAGTGTGGAAGTTGTCACACTCTTTATCCCACCAAATTTATTGCCTAA
- a CDS encoding response regulator transcription factor yields the protein MNKKILLVEDDLQMQSLIVDYLKDYGFIVTAFDNPKDVLEDFKTNNDYSIIILDLMLPFMDGFDLFNKLKEIKNIPIIISTARGDIGNKIHGFELGADDYLAKPYEPRELVLRIESILKRNSNKSFKVGDFTIDKDNRAVLIDDYAIDFTKIEFEIFIYLVENKNKISSREQILNASSLDFNTKNRTIDMHISNIRAKIGDDSKNPKYIKSVWGIGYKFVG from the coding sequence TTGAATAAAAAAATTTTACTAGTTGAAGATGATTTACAAATGCAATCTTTGATAGTTGATTATCTAAAAGATTATGGATTTATTGTCACTGCTTTTGATAATCCAAAAGATGTTTTAGAAGATTTTAAAACAAACAATGACTACTCTATTATAATTTTAGATTTAATGCTTCCATTTATGGATGGTTTTGATCTATTTAACAAACTAAAAGAGATAAAAAATATACCTATAATTATCTCAACTGCAAGAGGAGATATAGGAAATAAGATACACGGTTTTGAACTTGGAGCTGATGATTATCTTGCAAAACCCTATGAACCAAGAGAGTTGGTTTTAAGAATAGAGTCTATTTTAAAAAGAAATTCAAATAAATCTTTCAAAGTTGGTGATTTTACAATAGATAAAGACAATCGAGCTGTTTTAATAGATGATTATGCAATTGATTTTACTAAAATAGAGTTTGAAATTTTTATCTACTTAGTTGAAAATAAAAATAAAATATCTTCAAGAGAGCAGATTTTAAATGCGAGTTCTTTAGATTTTAATACAAAAAATAGAACTATTGATATGCACATATCAAATATTAGAGCAAAAATTGGTGATGATTCAAAAAACCCTAAATATATAAAATCTGTTTGGGGAATTGGTTATAAGTTTGTAGGCTAA
- a CDS encoding cytochrome C produces MGDLENHFGDDASLDEKTNENILSFLLKNSAETSTMKASWNFINSIGNKDIIALTKTTYWEKKHKDIPKDVFKNEKVKSVANCKACHSDIEKGLIENENIKDISDFM; encoded by the coding sequence ATGGGTGATTTAGAAAATCATTTTGGAGATGATGCCAGTTTAGATGAAAAAACAAATGAAAATATTCTAAGCTTTTTATTAAAAAATAGTGCAGAAACTTCAACTATGAAAGCTAGTTGGAATTTTATAAATTCAATAGGCAATAAAGATATAATTGCTTTAACTAAAACTACTTATTGGGAAAAAAAGCACAAAGATATTCCAAAAGATGTTTTCAAAAATGAAAAAGTAAAAAGTGTTGCAAACTGTAAAGCTTGTCATAGTGATATAGAAAAAGGATTAATCGAAAATGAAAATATTAAAGATATTTCTGATTTTATGTAG
- a CDS encoding phosphoethanolamine transferase — MLQLSQNRVIIISSIFLTLFYNYKFFKDLILTYGFIGSNILFFLSITIVLTLLIIVLLTLFSSKYTTKPILITIFISSAFTAYFMDSYSVVIDSEMIRNSLQTSFKESLDLFSFRLLLYIVFLAIIPSYIVYKTRINYKSLKGELLSKLKTIILSLVIIFIIIFSFSKFYTSFFREHKPLRYNINPIYWIYSIGNYVNKTLDTAPSEIKDIGLDSKVVEEENEPKELIILVIGETVRADRFSLNGYSKETNPLLKQEDLVSFTNMTSCGTSTAHSVPCMFSIFPKDDYSYKKGASTKNVLDVLNNTQDVAILWRDNNSDSKGVALRVDYEDFQTPKTNSVCDEECRDEGMLVGLEDYVEKNKGRDILIVLHQMGNHGPAYYKRYPKEFEKFTPVCKTNQLENCTQEEISNAYDNAILYTDYFLSKTINFLKKYSKTHEAGLLYVSDHGESLGENGIYLHGMPYAIAPKEQTRVASLIWLDDGQMGHEYDRSKIKQNKDKEYSHDNLFDTLLGLFEVKTEVYKKELDILDEARKED; from the coding sequence GGTTTTATAGGCTCAAATATTTTGTTTTTTTTATCAATAACTATTGTATTAACACTTTTAATTATAGTTTTATTAACTCTATTTAGCTCAAAATATACAACAAAACCTATACTAATAACAATTTTTATAAGTTCAGCATTTACAGCATATTTTATGGATAGTTATAGTGTTGTTATTGATTCAGAAATGATTAGAAATAGTTTACAAACAAGTTTTAAAGAATCTCTTGATTTATTTAGTTTTAGATTACTTCTTTATATAGTTTTTTTAGCAATTATTCCCTCTTATATTGTTTATAAAACTAGAATAAATTATAAATCATTAAAAGGTGAACTGCTTTCAAAATTAAAAACTATAATATTATCTTTAGTTATTATTTTTATAATAATTTTTAGTTTTTCAAAATTTTATACATCTTTTTTTAGAGAACATAAACCTCTAAGATATAATATAAATCCTATTTATTGGATCTATAGCATTGGAAATTATGTTAATAAAACTTTAGATACAGCGCCAAGTGAAATTAAAGATATTGGTTTGGATTCAAAAGTAGTTGAAGAAGAGAATGAACCCAAAGAGTTGATTATTTTAGTTATTGGAGAGACTGTAAGAGCAGATAGATTTTCATTAAATGGTTATTCTAAAGAGACAAATCCTCTTTTAAAACAAGAAGATCTTGTAAGCTTTACAAATATGACTTCTTGTGGAACTTCAACAGCTCATTCAGTTCCTTGTATGTTCTCTATTTTTCCAAAAGATGACTACAGTTATAAAAAAGGTGCTTCAACAAAAAATGTTTTAGATGTCTTAAATAATACTCAAGATGTTGCAATTTTATGGAGAGATAATAACTCTGATTCAAAAGGAGTAGCGCTTAGAGTTGATTATGAAGATTTTCAAACTCCTAAAACAAATAGTGTTTGTGATGAAGAGTGTAGAGATGAAGGAATGTTGGTTGGTCTTGAAGATTATGTAGAAAAAAACAAAGGTAGAGATATATTAATAGTTCTTCATCAAATGGGAAATCACGGTCCTGCATATTATAAAAGATATCCAAAAGAGTTTGAAAAATTTACACCTGTATGTAAAACAAACCAGCTAGAAAATTGTACGCAAGAAGAGATAAGTAACGCCTATGATAATGCAATTTTATATACTGATTATTTTTTATCAAAAACTATAAATTTTTTAAAAAAATATTCAAAAACTCATGAGGCAGGATTATTGTATGTATCTGACCATGGAGAAAGTCTTGGAGAAAATGGAATATATCTTCATGGTATGCCTTATGCAATAGCTCCAAAAGAACAAACACGAGTTGCATCTCTTATTTGGTTAGATGATGGACAAATGGGTCATGAATACGACAGAAGTAAAATAAAACAAAATAAAGATAAAGAGTACTCACATGATAATTTATTTGATACTCTTTTGGGGCTTTTTGAAGTAAAAACAGAAGTATATAAAAAAGAGTTAGATATTTTAGATGAAGCTAGAAAAGAAGACTAA
- a CDS encoding diheme cytochrome c translates to MKKIILLGLTSSLLFAGSMSVSIKPVDNTIYEKECGSCHFAYPAGLLPSNSWNKMMSNLSDHFGDDASVDEKTFQTLSSYLNENSAEKSMQYKRSRKIVENLNGVIPDSISKMPYMKKKHKDIKEHLITQKEVKGLFNCTACHQNAKKGIFSDDDVKIPNYGKWEKN, encoded by the coding sequence ATGAAAAAAATAATCCTTTTAGGACTTACTAGCTCTTTATTATTTGCTGGTAGTATGAGTGTATCTATTAAACCAGTAGATAATACGATTTATGAAAAAGAGTGTGGTAGTTGCCATTTTGCATATCCAGCAGGACTACTTCCTAGTAACTCTTGGAATAAAATGATGTCAAATTTAAGTGACCACTTTGGTGATGATGCAAGTGTAGATGAAAAAACTTTTCAAACTCTATCAAGCTATTTAAATGAAAATAGTGCTGAAAAAAGTATGCAATATAAAAGAAGTAGAAAAATAGTTGAGAATTTAAATGGGGTTATTCCTGATTCTATTTCTAAAATGCCTTATATGAAGAAAAAACATAAAGATATAAAAGAACATTTAATTACTCAAAAAGAGGTTAAAGGTTTGTTTAACTGTACAGCTTGTCATCAAAATGCTAAAAAAGGTATTTTTAGTGATGATGATGTAAAAATTCCAAATTATGGAAAATGGGAGAAAAATTAA
- a CDS encoding DUF1924 domain-containing protein, translated as MKAFLIATLVATLSFSATVDDFLNSLKQEVLKIDLSFKGFDYKRGEEIFLSKHIGKKGELISCASCHGTNLYEANQNHFTGKTIDALSPKANPNRFTNKAEIEKWLKRNFNDVYNREGTALEKGDVITYIINK; from the coding sequence ATGAAAGCATTTCTAATAGCAACTTTGGTTGCTACTTTAAGTTTTAGTGCTACTGTTGATGATTTTTTAAACTCTTTAAAACAAGAAGTTTTAAAGATAGATTTATCTTTCAAAGGTTTTGATTACAAAAGAGGTGAAGAAATCTTCTTATCAAAACATATTGGGAAAAAAGGTGAATTAATCTCTTGTGCATCTTGTCATGGTACAAATTTATACGAAGCAAATCAAAATCATTTTACAGGCAAAACGATAGATGCTCTATCTCCAAAAGCAAATCCAAACAGATTTACAAATAAAGCAGAAATCGAAAAATGGTTAAAAAGAAATTTCAATGATGTTTATAATCGTGAAGGAACTGCACTTGAAAAAGGTGATGTAATTACTTACATCATAAATAAATAA